One Solanum lycopersicum chromosome 4, SLM_r2.1 DNA window includes the following coding sequences:
- the LOC109118702 gene encoding uncharacterized protein, which translates to MEAAAVSVVDKLKSFSKSTQDFASGVVRNREGSNPIEILKRLQREAFSDIMKLRDRQEKLERVLAFCKSSKGSPFQESSTLVRGEFDAVGALLMIGTIDNSKRNAIERAIRTGIDSRLTFETTIREKDTLVAEFVGSERGQMDILGSPLSLAKVLYAAHISDWCSAVAIPVGGLCRDVAVPTSSREERGLTDYSSFGPPLLNQLNGSGIAVTVKKSNTVSSLAQFVSALPRDGSLLYCFGTFGQVVCQLSSNTKLSILGIHKMANLSRPQPELAAMSLPFSFLQRSGHPDAAIVENSVLDGYLAMTLESEVYESTKIGGWVEMKRSNPKYLQWAVTMSDTSVDDFGWSLSLGGLLGGPRKWDHFQVESSLNFNVGKKCKLQPGLLYVIDGATQFPALMFRTNWSL; encoded by the exons ATTGAGATCTTGAAGAGATTGCAGCGAGAAGCTTTTTCAGATATTATGAAGCTAAGAGACAGACAAGAGAAGTTGGAGCGAGTTCTTGCATTCTGTAAATCTTCTAAAGGAAGTCCATTCCAAGAAAGTAGCACTCTTGTAAGAGGAGAATTTGATGCTGTAGGTGCACTTTTGATGATCGGTACCATTGATAATTCGAAGCGCAATgcaattgaaagagcaattagGACTGGTATTGATTCTAGGCTGACTTTTGAAACAACTATCCGTGAAAAGGATACACTTGTAGCAGAGTTTGTTGGCAGCGAAAGAGGCCAAATGGATATCCTGGGTAGTCCACTTTCCTTAGCAAAAGTTCTCTATGCAGCACATATCAGTGATTGGTGTTCTGCAGTTGCCATTCCAGTCGGTGGTCTATGCAGAGATGTTGCAGTACCTACAAGTTCACGTGAG GAAAGGGGGCTGACTGACTATTCATCTTTTGGACCGCCCCTGCTGAATCAACTAAATGGTAGTGGAATTGCTGTGACggttaaaaaatcaaatactgTTTCCTCCTTGGCTCAGTTTGTCTCTGCATTGCCACGCGATGGTAGTCTTTTGTATTGTTTTGGCACTTTTGGTCAAGTTGTTTGCCAACTTTCAAGCAATACAAAACTATCAATCTTGGGCATACACAAAATGGCCAATCTGTCACGTCCACAGCCTGAACTCGCAGCTATGTCGTTGCCTTTTAGTTTTTTACAACGGTCAGGGCATCCTGATGCGGCCATTGTGGAAAACAGCGTCTTAGATGGGTATCTTGCGATGACCCTAGAGTCAGAAGTTTATGAAAGTACAAAAATTGGTGGCTGGGTAGAGATGAAACGATCAAATCCCAAGTATTTGCAGTGGGCAGTTACAATGTCTGATACCTCTGTGGATGATTTTGGATGGAGTTTGAGTCTTGGTGGTTTGCTAGGAGGTCCAAGAAAGTGGGACCATTTTCAAGTGGAAAGCTCTCTCAATTTCAACGTAGGAAAGAAGTGCAAGTTGCAACCAGGTTTACTCTATGTGATCGATGGAGCCACTCAGTTTCCTGCATTGATGTTCCGCACTAATTGGTCCTTATGA